One Candidatus Nanopelagicales bacterium DNA window includes the following coding sequences:
- a CDS encoding glycine--tRNA ligase produces MAADRVDAVVNLCKRRGFVFPSSEIYGGTRSAWDYGPNGVELKDNVRRQWWQYMVRGREDVVGLDSSIILAPQVWEASGHVNAFVDPLTECKKCNRRWRADQLIEQYEDKHGKSPANGLADITCANCGNKGEFTEPRDFNGMLRTAVGPVEDAGAIHYLRPETAQGIFVNYLNVMNAARKKPPFGIGQTGKSFRNEITPGNFIFRTREFEQMEMEFFVKPGTDEEWQEYWMQARWDWYVDLGLNPENMRFFEHPKEKLSHYSKRTVDIEYRFRFAGSEWAELEGIANRTDFDLTTHGQHSGTDLSYFDQEANERWTPYVIEPAAGLTRAVLAFLLDAYDEDQAPNSKGGVDTRTVLRFDPRLAPVKVAVLPLSRNADLSPKAKDLAAELRKRWNVEFDDAGAIGRRYRRQDEIGTPFCVTVDFDTLDDQAVTVRERDTMQQERIGLDAIVGWLATRLPSC; encoded by the coding sequence ATGGCCGCCGATCGTGTAGATGCAGTAGTCAACCTTTGTAAGCGACGTGGATTCGTCTTCCCGTCCTCAGAAATTTATGGCGGCACCCGCTCCGCTTGGGATTACGGCCCCAATGGCGTTGAGCTCAAAGACAACGTGCGACGTCAGTGGTGGCAATACATGGTTCGCGGTCGCGAGGATGTTGTTGGTCTTGATTCCTCGATCATCTTGGCTCCTCAAGTGTGGGAAGCATCAGGTCACGTCAACGCTTTCGTTGATCCGCTGACCGAGTGCAAGAAGTGCAACCGCCGCTGGCGTGCCGATCAGTTGATCGAGCAATATGAAGACAAGCACGGCAAGTCACCAGCAAATGGCCTCGCCGACATCACCTGTGCCAACTGTGGCAATAAGGGTGAGTTCACCGAACCTCGCGACTTCAACGGCATGCTGCGCACCGCTGTTGGCCCAGTTGAAGATGCGGGTGCAATTCACTACCTGCGCCCAGAAACCGCGCAAGGCATCTTCGTTAACTACTTGAACGTGATGAATGCAGCTCGCAAGAAGCCACCATTTGGCATTGGTCAAACTGGCAAGAGCTTCCGTAATGAAATTACGCCAGGCAACTTCATTTTCCGTACACGCGAATTCGAGCAGATGGAAATGGAATTCTTCGTCAAGCCAGGAACTGACGAAGAGTGGCAGGAATATTGGATGCAAGCGCGCTGGGATTGGTATGTCGATCTTGGTTTGAACCCAGAAAACATGCGCTTCTTTGAACATCCAAAGGAAAAGCTTTCGCATTACTCAAAGCGCACGGTGGATATTGAGTACCGCTTCCGTTTTGCAGGATCTGAATGGGCTGAACTTGAAGGCATTGCGAACCGCACTGACTTTGACCTCACCACCCATGGTCAGCATTCAGGCACTGATCTTTCTTACTTCGATCAAGAAGCTAACGAGCGCTGGACTCCGTACGTGATTGAACCTGCCGCAGGTTTGACGCGTGCTGTGTTGGCGTTCTTGCTTGATGCCTACGACGAAGATCAGGCACCTAACTCAAAGGGTGGCGTTGATACCCGCACGGTGCTGCGTTTCGATCCGCGTCTTGCTCCAGTGAAGGTCGCGGTGTTGCCGCTCTCGCGTAACGCTGACCTTTCACCAAAGGCCAAGGATCTTGCAGCTGAATTGCGCAAGCGTTGGAATGTTGAGTTCGACGATGCTGGTGCCATTGGCCGCCGTTACCGCCGTCAAGATGAAATCGGAACGCCGTTCTGTGTAACGGTCGACTTCGACACCCTTGATGATCAGGCGGTTACTGTGCGTGAGCGCGACACCATGCAACAAGAGCGCATTGGGCTTGATGCAATCGTGGGTTGGTTGGCTACGCGCCTTCCGTCTTGCTAA
- a CDS encoding DUF3800 domain-containing protein, whose protein sequence is MRELSIFIDESGDFGAFQVHSPFYILSLVFHDQSDDISSHLAVIHKALKDRGFPADHAIHTAPLIRRERDYRWLDVSARRSIFRVLVDFVRLSEVTHHSFVFSKRELMNSDGLISAISRELGSMIQSQRKYFSEWDRVVIYYDNGQKELTNIVNSVFNAHLTNVEVRKVVPSRYTLFQAADLCCTLALLHKKIESIGLSSSERDFFSTATSSAERALKKGYFKTMNRRLFRG, encoded by the coding sequence ATGCGTGAACTGAGTATCTTCATTGACGAGTCGGGGGACTTCGGCGCGTTTCAGGTTCATTCGCCGTTTTACATTCTCAGTCTCGTGTTTCATGATCAAAGCGATGACATTTCAAGTCACCTAGCGGTTATTCATAAGGCACTGAAGGATCGCGGCTTTCCTGCGGACCATGCAATTCATACTGCTCCACTAATACGCAGGGAGCGTGACTATCGCTGGCTCGATGTGTCGGCTCGCAGATCTATCTTCCGTGTTCTTGTCGACTTTGTGCGCTTATCGGAAGTAACTCACCATTCATTTGTGTTCTCAAAGCGAGAGTTGATGAACTCTGATGGTCTCATCAGTGCGATATCTCGCGAGTTGGGATCAATGATTCAAAGCCAACGCAAGTACTTCAGCGAATGGGACAGAGTCGTCATTTATTACGACAACGGTCAAAAGGAATTAACGAATATCGTCAACAGCGTCTTCAATGCTCATTTGACAAATGTTGAAGTGCGAAAGGTTGTTCCATCGCGTTACACCCTCTTCCAGGCAGCAGACTTGTGCTGCACACTCGCGTTGCTACACAAGAAGATCGAATCGATTGGGCTATCGAGTTCCGAGCGAGATTTCTTTTCAACAGCGACAAGCAGTGCTGAGCGAGCATTGAAAAAGGGATACTTCAAGACGATGAATCGAAGGCTATTTAGAGGCTAA
- the ahcY gene encoding adenosylhomocysteinase, which produces MSVFKADGTPDFKVADLNLAAFGRDEIRLAEHEMPGLMAMRKQFGESKPLKGARITGSLHMTIQTAVLIETLVDLGADVRWASCNIFSTQDHAAAAIVVGRDGTVDKPNGVPVFAWKGESLEEYWWCTEQILMWPDGKGPNMILDDGGDATMLVHKGTEFEAAGLVPTPDANTSEEYAVVLEVLRRSLTEDPTRWTVIGAGIKGVTEETTTGVHRLYEMMREGSLMFPAINVNDSVTKSKFDNKYGCRHSLIDGLNRATDVMIGGKVAVVCGFGDVGKGSADSLRGQGARVIVTEVDPICALQAAMDGYQVSRLEDVIGLADIFITATGCYDVINKDHMANMKHQAIVANIGHFDNEIDIAGLTAIPGIVRKTIKPQVDEWTFPDGHTIIMLSEGRLMNLGNATGHPSFVMSNSFTNQVLAQIELFTKLDQYPLGVYVLPKHLDEMVARLHLDALGVGLTELTKQQAEYLGVDVAGPYKPEHYRY; this is translated from the coding sequence ATGTCTGTGTTCAAAGCCGATGGCACCCCTGATTTCAAGGTTGCCGATCTGAACTTGGCCGCATTTGGCCGCGACGAAATCCGCCTTGCTGAGCATGAAATGCCAGGCCTGATGGCAATGCGCAAGCAGTTCGGTGAAAGCAAGCCGCTGAAGGGCGCTCGCATCACCGGATCACTTCATATGACTATCCAGACCGCAGTATTGATCGAGACCCTTGTTGATCTCGGTGCTGACGTGCGCTGGGCTTCATGCAACATTTTCTCAACCCAAGATCACGCAGCCGCAGCAATCGTTGTTGGCCGCGATGGCACCGTTGATAAGCCAAACGGTGTTCCAGTGTTCGCCTGGAAGGGTGAATCACTCGAGGAATACTGGTGGTGCACTGAGCAGATCCTGATGTGGCCAGATGGCAAGGGTCCAAACATGATCCTTGACGATGGTGGCGACGCAACGATGCTCGTGCATAAGGGCACAGAGTTCGAAGCAGCTGGCTTGGTTCCAACGCCCGATGCAAACACTTCAGAGGAATACGCAGTAGTTCTCGAAGTGCTTCGCCGTTCACTCACCGAAGATCCAACTCGCTGGACCGTCATTGGCGCAGGCATCAAGGGTGTAACCGAAGAAACCACCACCGGTGTGCATCGCTTGTACGAAATGATGCGCGAAGGCTCATTGATGTTCCCAGCGATCAACGTCAACGACTCTGTTACCAAGAGCAAGTTCGACAACAAGTACGGCTGCCGTCACTCATTGATCGACGGACTCAACCGCGCAACTGACGTCATGATCGGCGGCAAGGTTGCTGTTGTCTGTGGCTTCGGCGACGTCGGTAAGGGTTCTGCTGACTCACTTCGTGGTCAGGGTGCTCGCGTGATTGTGACTGAAGTTGATCCAATCTGTGCGCTTCAGGCTGCAATGGATGGCTACCAGGTTTCACGTCTTGAAGATGTAATCGGCCTTGCTGACATCTTCATCACTGCCACCGGTTGCTACGACGTGATCAACAAGGATCACATGGCAAACATGAAGCACCAGGCAATCGTTGCCAACATTGGTCACTTCGACAATGAAATCGACATCGCTGGCTTGACTGCAATCCCAGGCATCGTGCGCAAGACCATCAAGCCTCAGGTTGACGAGTGGACCTTCCCAGATGGTCACACCATCATCATGTTGTCTGAAGGTCGCTTGATGAACCTTGGTAACGCAACTGGTCACCCATCATTCGTGATGAGTAACTCGTTCACCAACCAGGTGCTTGCTCAGATCGAGCTCTTCACCAAGCTTGATCAGTACCCACTTGGTGTGTACGTGCTTCCTAAGCACCTAGATGAAATGGTTGCGCGCCTTCACCTTGATGCGCTCGGTGTTGGTTTGACTGAGCTCACCAAGCAGCAGGCCGAGTACCTCGGTGTGGATGTTGCTGGCCCTTACAAGCCGGAGCATTACCGCTACTAA